A section of the Terriglobales bacterium genome encodes:
- a CDS encoding amino acid racemase has protein sequence MPKHIGIVACSAEGAALCYRTLCTEAPALMGPHQHPEVSLHTFPLGRYMEYLYRDDWDSVGDLMAESARKLASIGAEFCICPDNTIHQVFARATANSPVPWLHIAEVVAEEAVRRGFRHLGVLGTRYLMEGPVYPEKLAPRSLAHSIPGPEQRARINAIIFDELVNGRFLPESRGYLVDVIGGLKQQGCDAVVLGCTEIPLIISDADSPLPTLDSTRLLARAALRKALE, from the coding sequence ATGCCCAAGCATATCGGAATCGTGGCCTGCAGCGCCGAGGGCGCCGCGCTGTGTTATCGCACCCTCTGCACCGAGGCCCCGGCGCTCATGGGCCCGCATCAGCATCCCGAGGTCAGCCTGCATACTTTTCCCCTCGGCCGCTATATGGAATATCTCTACCGCGATGACTGGGACTCTGTCGGAGACCTGATGGCCGAATCCGCGCGCAAGCTGGCGTCTATCGGCGCCGAATTCTGTATCTGCCCGGACAACACCATCCACCAGGTCTTTGCACGCGCCACCGCGAACTCACCCGTCCCCTGGCTGCACATCGCCGAGGTCGTCGCCGAGGAAGCCGTCCGGCGCGGCTTCCGCCATCTGGGCGTGCTCGGCACCCGCTACCTGATGGAAGGCCCGGTCTATCCGGAGAAACTCGCGCCACGCAGCCTCGCGCACAGCATCCCCGGACCGGAGCAGCGCGCTCGCATCAACGCCATCATCTTCGACGAACTGGTGAACGGCCGCTTTCTGCCCGAGTCTCGCGGTTACTTGGTGGACGTGATCGGCGGACTGAAGCAACAGGGCTGCGACGCCGTCGTGCTGGGCTGCACCGAGATTCCGCTCATCATCTCCGATGCCGACTCGCCGCTGCCCACCCTCGACTCCACGCGCCTCCTGGCTCGCGCCGCGCTGCGCAAGGCTCTGGAGTGA
- a CDS encoding heavy metal translocating P-type ATPase: MAEHDGKDHAAHGGSAFPILAPKHAAGGGEIDPVCGMTVDPAKPAGTAEHDGKTYYFCSTHCVAKFQADPQKYLSRPTTAAMPAGQMVSIAPAKPTPAAGREEMYTCPMHPEVREKAGTPCPLCGMALEPLAPPGPRVEYTCPMHPEVVRSEPGACPICGMALEPKTITAAEEKNPELEDMSRRFWTGVALGAPLLLLTMADMLLPGQPVSQAISGRLLVWLQFLLATPVVLWCGWPLLERGWQSLVHRHLNMFTLISMGVVAAYGYSVLATLAPGMIPESFLHHGQPAVYFEAAAAITVLVLLGQVLELKARSQTSSAIRALLDLSPKTARRLRPDGSEEDVSLDRIHPGDRLRVRPGEKVPVDGVALEGASSVDESMITGESLPVEKNPGDRLTGATVNGTGGLVMRAERVGAETLLAQIVRMVAEAQRSRAPIQRLADVVSGYFVPAVVTVAVATFVVWSLYGPEPRLAYALVNAVAVLIIACPCALGLATPMAIMVGTGRGARAGVLIKNAEALEILEKVNTLVVDKTGTLTEGKPKLMSVMALPGFHESEVLGLAASLERASEHPLAAALVAGAGERKVNLGEAREFRSLTGKGVVGKVSGREVAVGNAKLFAELGVEAATLGERAEAARGEGQTVMLVGIDRKPAGLVAVADPVKASAKAAVEALQHKGVHVVMLTGDSHTTAEAVARQLGITEFEAEVLPQMKSEVVKRLQKEGRVIAMAGDGINDAPALAQAQVGIAMGTGTDVAMESAGITLLRGDLGGIVRARRLSRATMRNIRQNLFFAFIYNALGVPFAAGVLYPFLGTAGLLSPIFAAAAMSFSSVSVIGNSLRLRRLEL, from the coding sequence ATGGCGGAACACGACGGGAAGGACCACGCGGCGCATGGGGGATCGGCGTTCCCAATCCTTGCGCCCAAGCACGCGGCCGGCGGAGGCGAGATCGACCCGGTATGCGGCATGACGGTAGACCCGGCGAAGCCTGCCGGGACGGCGGAGCACGACGGCAAGACCTATTATTTTTGCAGTACGCACTGCGTGGCCAAGTTTCAGGCGGATCCTCAGAAATATCTCTCGCGGCCCACAACCGCTGCCATGCCGGCAGGGCAGATGGTCTCAATCGCGCCCGCCAAACCCACGCCGGCCGCGGGCAGGGAAGAGATGTACACGTGCCCGATGCATCCCGAGGTGCGAGAGAAAGCGGGAACGCCGTGCCCGCTCTGTGGCATGGCGCTGGAGCCGCTGGCGCCGCCGGGACCCCGGGTGGAATACACCTGCCCGATGCATCCGGAGGTCGTTCGCTCAGAGCCGGGCGCATGTCCCATTTGTGGCATGGCGCTCGAGCCCAAGACGATCACCGCGGCGGAGGAGAAGAATCCCGAACTGGAGGACATGTCCCGCCGCTTCTGGACGGGCGTGGCGCTGGGCGCACCGTTGCTGCTGCTGACGATGGCGGACATGCTGCTGCCCGGGCAACCGGTATCGCAGGCCATCTCGGGACGGCTTCTGGTGTGGTTGCAGTTCCTGCTGGCGACGCCGGTGGTGCTGTGGTGCGGATGGCCGCTGCTGGAGCGCGGCTGGCAGTCGCTCGTGCACCGCCACCTCAACATGTTCACGCTCATCTCCATGGGCGTAGTTGCGGCCTACGGTTACAGCGTGCTGGCGACGCTGGCGCCGGGAATGATTCCGGAGTCGTTCCTACATCATGGACAGCCGGCCGTGTATTTCGAGGCGGCAGCGGCCATCACCGTACTGGTGTTGCTGGGGCAGGTGCTCGAGCTGAAGGCGCGCAGCCAGACCTCGAGCGCCATCCGCGCGCTGCTCGACCTTTCTCCCAAGACGGCGCGGCGCCTCCGTCCCGATGGCAGTGAAGAAGATGTCTCGCTGGATCGCATCCATCCGGGAGACCGGTTGCGAGTGCGGCCAGGGGAGAAAGTCCCTGTGGATGGGGTAGCGCTGGAGGGCGCGAGCAGTGTGGACGAGTCCATGATCACGGGGGAATCGCTGCCAGTGGAAAAAAATCCGGGCGACCGCCTCACGGGAGCGACGGTGAACGGCACGGGCGGCCTGGTGATGCGGGCGGAACGAGTGGGCGCGGAAACGCTGCTGGCGCAGATCGTGCGCATGGTGGCGGAGGCGCAACGCAGCCGCGCGCCCATCCAGCGCCTGGCGGACGTGGTTTCCGGCTACTTCGTGCCGGCCGTGGTGACGGTTGCGGTTGCCACTTTCGTTGTGTGGTCGCTGTATGGACCGGAGCCGAGGCTGGCCTATGCGCTGGTGAACGCAGTCGCGGTGTTGATCATCGCCTGCCCGTGCGCCCTGGGGCTAGCCACGCCCATGGCCATCATGGTGGGCACGGGACGGGGAGCGCGCGCCGGCGTGCTTATCAAGAACGCGGAAGCGCTGGAGATTCTGGAGAAGGTAAACACGCTGGTGGTGGACAAGACGGGCACGCTGACCGAAGGCAAGCCGAAACTGATGTCGGTGATGGCGCTACCGGGTTTCCACGAGAGCGAGGTACTGGGGCTGGCGGCGAGCCTGGAGCGGGCCAGTGAGCATCCCCTGGCGGCGGCGCTGGTGGCGGGCGCCGGAGAGCGGAAGGTGAATCTGGGTGAGGCGCGCGAGTTCCGGTCCCTGACCGGCAAGGGAGTGGTGGGCAAGGTGAGCGGTAGGGAAGTGGCGGTAGGGAACGCGAAGCTGTTCGCCGAGCTTGGCGTTGAAGCGGCCACACTGGGCGAGCGCGCCGAGGCGGCCCGCGGTGAAGGCCAGACGGTGATGCTGGTAGGCATCGATCGGAAGCCGGCAGGGCTGGTGGCTGTCGCCGATCCAGTGAAGGCGTCAGCCAAGGCAGCGGTTGAGGCTCTGCAACACAAGGGAGTCCACGTCGTGATGCTCACCGGCGACAGCCACACCACCGCGGAGGCGGTGGCGCGGCAGCTCGGCATCACGGAATTCGAGGCCGAGGTCTTGCCGCAGATGAAATCCGAGGTGGTGAAGAGGCTGCAAAAGGAGGGACGCGTGATCGCCATGGCGGGCGACGGCATCAACGACGCCCCGGCCCTGGCGCAGGCGCAGGTGGGAATCGCCATGGGCACCGGCACGGACGTGGCCATGGAGAGCGCCGGAATCACCCTGCTGCGCGGCGACCTGGGTGGCATCGTGCGGGCGCGACGGCTGAGCCGAGCGACCATGCGCAACATCCGCCAGAACCTGTTCTTCGCGTTCATCTACAACGCGCTAGGCGTGCCCTTCGCCGCGGGCGTGCTGTATCCATTCCTGGGCACGGCAGGATTGCTGAGCCCCATCTTCGCCGCTGCGGCGATGAGCTTCAGCTCGGTCTCGGTTATCGGGAATTCGTTGCGCCTGCGGAGGCTGGAGCTGTAG
- a CDS encoding TlpA disulfide reductase family protein encodes MRAFPNPSWPLTLGRFVLPMAAVALLLFSAACMKGPRPAFIGETAPDFTLNDGTTAVSLSQYRGKIVVLNFWATWCPPCVDEMPSLAAMQRRLKDRVVVVAVSVDVDEDVYKKFLRDYNIDFLTVRDPEQSSARLYRPTGFPETFIIDERGVVRRKFIGPVVWTSPEVVSYLEKLSSAETRTAELPTAPASAGATNSR; translated from the coding sequence ATGCGCGCTTTCCCCAACCCGTCCTGGCCCCTGACTCTGGGCCGGTTCGTCTTGCCGATGGCCGCGGTGGCCCTGCTGCTGTTTTCGGCGGCTTGCATGAAGGGACCGCGCCCGGCTTTCATCGGCGAGACCGCGCCTGATTTCACGCTGAACGATGGCACCACGGCCGTGTCGCTCAGCCAGTACCGCGGCAAGATCGTGGTGCTGAACTTCTGGGCCACCTGGTGCCCGCCCTGCGTGGACGAGATGCCATCCCTGGCGGCCATGCAACGCCGCCTCAAGGACCGTGTCGTGGTGGTGGCGGTCAGCGTGGATGTGGATGAGGACGTGTACAAGAAGTTCCTGCGCGATTACAACATTGACTTCCTGACCGTCCGCGACCCGGAGCAGAGCAGCGCCCGGCTTTACCGTCCCACCGGCTTCCCCGAGACTTTCATCATCGACGAACGGGGAGTGGTGCGGCGCAAGTTTATCGGCCCAGTTGTCTGGACCAGTCCGGAAGTCGTGAGCTACCTGGAGAAGCTCTCCTCTGCGGAAACGCGCACCGCCGAGTTGCCTACAGCTCCAGCCTCCGCAGGCGCAACGAATTCCCGATAA
- a CDS encoding glycosyltransferase family 2 protein — MAAESESGGSAPPEVSVIVPARNEEACLGRCLESLVSQEGVTLEVLVVDDGSTDRTREIAQGVHGVFVLGADPLPPGWSGKSNALITGTRHARGGWLLFTDADTVHLPGSLRRSLQEAKEHGAALLSYSPAQEVHGFWERALMPVIFAELAVTYRPKEVSDPKSKAAAANGQYLLISREAYEAVGGHAAVAGTLLEDVALARAVKRAGFRLRFRFGGDAVQTRMYRTAGAMWDGWTKNLAALFPNPLLLATARALEFVVLLGGLLAIIALAPRFKEVGILLAAMAATWLNFSLRIRRAHFSWDANLSAVAGLPLFALLLVNSFIHYKLRRSVTWKGRSYSILEEEAGSRKEAAHERHGLSDA, encoded by the coding sequence ATGGCGGCAGAATCCGAAAGCGGCGGAAGCGCGCCACCGGAAGTCTCGGTCATCGTCCCGGCGCGCAATGAAGAGGCCTGTCTCGGCAGGTGTCTGGAGTCGCTGGTCAGCCAGGAGGGCGTGACTCTTGAGGTTTTGGTGGTGGACGATGGCTCGACGGACCGTACGCGCGAAATCGCGCAGGGGGTTCACGGGGTCTTCGTGCTGGGAGCCGATCCCTTGCCTCCCGGCTGGAGCGGCAAGTCCAACGCTTTGATCACCGGCACCAGGCATGCCCGTGGTGGGTGGCTGCTGTTCACCGATGCCGACACGGTGCATCTGCCGGGTTCGCTGCGCCGGAGCTTGCAGGAGGCGAAGGAGCATGGGGCGGCGTTGCTTTCCTATTCGCCGGCGCAAGAAGTTCACGGATTCTGGGAGCGGGCCCTGATGCCGGTGATCTTCGCGGAACTGGCGGTGACCTACCGGCCCAAGGAAGTCAGCGACCCGAAATCGAAGGCGGCAGCGGCGAACGGTCAGTATCTGCTGATCTCGCGGGAGGCCTACGAAGCGGTAGGCGGACATGCGGCGGTCGCCGGCACGCTGCTGGAAGACGTGGCGCTGGCGCGCGCGGTCAAGCGGGCGGGCTTCCGGCTGCGCTTCCGCTTCGGCGGCGACGCGGTGCAGACGCGCATGTACCGTACAGCTGGTGCGATGTGGGACGGCTGGACCAAGAACCTGGCGGCGTTGTTTCCGAACCCGCTGTTACTGGCAACGGCGCGCGCCCTTGAGTTCGTCGTGCTGCTGGGCGGTCTGCTGGCGATTATTGCGCTGGCCCCGCGCTTCAAAGAGGTCGGAATCCTGCTGGCCGCCATGGCAGCTACCTGGCTGAATTTCTCGCTGCGGATCCGCAGGGCACACTTTTCCTGGGATGCGAACCTGTCGGCGGTGGCGGGGCTGCCACTTTTTGCGCTACTTCTCGTCAACTCATTCATCCATTACAAGCTACGCCGCAGTGTAACCTGGAAGGGCCGCAGCTACTCCATTCTCGAGGAAGAAGCTGGTTCTCGGAAGGAAGCCGCACACGAACGACATGGTCTATCTGACGCGTAA